CGAGACGTCGGTGCAGCTGCAGGAGGAGGTTCTGTCGCAACTGCCAAAGGCCGTGAGGTCGGACATCGAGCAGCACCTCTTCAAGGCGGCGGTGCAGAGCTGCTACCTCTTCCGGGGGGTCTCCAACAGCCTCATCGTGGAGCTGGTGTCGGAGATGAAGGCGGAGTACTTTCCCCCCAGGATGGACATTGTCCTGGAGAACGAGATCCCGACGGACTGCTACATCATTGTATCCGGCCAAGTGGTAAATTCACTACACACCTTCAGAGTTCACGCCctgttttctgtttgttttcttccaGTATTCGCGTCCTTTTCTGTCCGTGCTTGAAATTTCCTCCTGTTCCTTTGTATATTGCAGGAAGCTTGGACAACCGCGAAGGATGGCACAGAGAAGGCAAgctctcattttttttaaggctAACGGGACATGAGCATGACTGTCATGGTTCTGCTATTCATCTAACTGAAGTAGACTACGATTATAACCAGCTATCGTTCCTGTTTTTTCAGTTTGTCATGAAGATAGGTCCACGCGGCATGGCAGGAGAAATCGGCGTGATGTACAACATCCCTCAGCCGTTCAGCATCCGAAGCAAGACCCTCGCCCATGTTATCCGCATaagccgccgccacctgaTGAACATCGTCCGGCCCAACACTGCAGACGGGGACACTGTGTTCTCCAATTTTGTTCAGGTATGCATTCTTCAGACAATTTTCACTCCGGTCTTGTTCAGTGGAAAGTCATTTTTTACATTCTCTAAACATGGTCTTTATCTCCAGCACCTTGAATCTCTGAAGGTACAGGCAGAGGATGTAGCATTTGCCAGCTGGGATCACATTTTAAGCACAAACCCGGACCGGAACGACATAACGCTGCGTGGAGACCCCATACGAGTGGTTATCCACGAGGAAATTccgagcaggagcagcaggccAGGGAAGCTCGTCTGCCTGCCCGGTTCACTGCAAGAACTGATGAGGCTTGGCGAAGAGAAATTTGGAAAGACGGCGAGATGGATCCTCACTGCCGAAGGCGCCGAGGTGGAAGACATTCGCGCGGTGAGAGACGGCGATCACCTCTTCTTCAGTTGTTAGAGGAAACTGTACTCTGTTTACGTAGTTGTGAGCTGAGTAGCAGGCGCATGCAGCTGCGCACTGATTAATTTGATCATAACATTTCGGCTCTAATAGTACAGTATATATATCTTTACCAGGATGAACTGTACATGTTGGTAAGAAAAAGGAGATAGCTATGGAATCAAGTGACAAGGTTCATTGAACCAGTGCTATTTTTGGCAGATCACACCTGTACATGCGACCGTAAACATCTCGTCTGCAACACGCATCATTTCATTTCCCGGATGAGAGAAAAAACGCAGCTGTCTAAGATTAGGAGAAATTCACTCACCACTGGGCAAAAATATGGACATGGCCGATGGTGGGGGCCAAGGCCAACTCCGCACATCCATCCACCGTATTCGCGCGCTCCAAATAGCCATCATCGCCCTTCTCCTGACCAAATCCAATTGTTCCCCTTGATCCCGGCGCCGGAAGCTCCAAATTTAATAAGCCGTTGAGCGGCAatggcgaggacggcggcctccgacgacgacgacgatggccCGCCCACCTACACCATGGCCCGCGGGAACCGCCGTGACCCCCGGCTCAAGGACCTGGGCATCTCCTGCATGCTCAACACCGAGGTGGCCGCGCTCCTGGCCgtcatccgccgccgcccggacCCGTACTCTTACCTGcctccggcggtggcggccgccgaggaggccgtGTTCGCGGGGCTCATCCAGTCCCTCAAGAACCTCCGCGCGCTGCTCTTCCAGCCGCGGCACGGCGCGTGGCGCTGCTCCGACCCGTCCATGTACCTGACGCCGTTCCTGGACGTGGTGCAGAGCGAGGAGGTGCCCCCCGCGGCCACGGGCGTCGCGCTCTCCTCCGTGCTCAAGATCCTCCGGATCGACGTCTTCGACGAGTGCTCCCCGGGCGCACGCGACGCGATCCAGGCCATCCTGACCGCGGTCACAAACTGCCGCATCGAGCGCATCGCGGACTCGGGCGCCGAGGAGGCCGTGCTGCTCCGGGTGCTGCAGGTGCTGGCCGCCCTgctccgcgcccgcgccgcgccgctcctcGCCGACAGCGCCGTGTGCACCGCCGTCAACACGTGCTTCCAGGTGGTGCAGCACGCCGCCAGCAGCAGGGGCAGCGAGCTCCTCCAGCGCACGGCGCGGCACTGCATGCACGAGATCCTGCAGGCCGTCTTCTCGCGCCTGCCGGACATCCGGGACGAcgcggccgacgacgatgcgGCCGTCACCTCTGGGGCCGGCTTCGGCTCCCGGTGCATGGTTGATGTCTTCAACTTCCTCTGCTCGCTGCTGCTCAACGCGACCGACATGGTCATGACGCCCGAGGGCCACGGCGCGTTCACCTCAGAGGAGGACGTGCAGCTCTTCGCCCTCGTGCTCCTCAACTCGGCCGtcgagctcggcggcgaggccaTCGGAAAGCATCCCAAGCTCTTGCGCCTCATCCAAGATGACCTCTTCTACCACTTGATCCACTTTGCCACGGAGTGCAGCCCGCTGGTGCTCTCCATGATCTGCAGCACAGTTCTCAACCTCTACAACTTCTTGCGCCGGTATGCACCACCTGACGGGTATCATTGGTTAATCAGTTCATCATCCTGCTTCTCCACCTGACGGGTATCATTGAATACTTGTTCCAGGTTCCTCAAGCTGCAGCTGGAAGCCTTCTTCATGTTCGTGATACTTCGAGTTGGGAGCGGCGCAAGcgggctgcagctgcaggaggTGGCGATCGAGGGGCTCATTAGCTTCTGCCGGCAGCCAACCTTTGTGATCGAGATGTACGTCAACTACGACTGCGACCCGCTGCTGCGCAATGTGTACGAAGAGGTCGGCAAGCTGCTGTGCAAGGCGGCGTACCCACTGTCGAACCCGATGACCACCGTTCAGCTCCAGGCGTTCGAGGGCCTGGTCAACATGATCACCACCATCGCTGACAACGTGGAGGTCGAGAAGGCCCCCGATCAGGCAGCGTACAACGTGGAAATCTCGGAGTACCGGTTGTTCTGGTTGGAGCGGTGGGAGACCGGCGAAGATCACGGCCACGAGACCTGGGTCGACTTCGTGCGAAAGCGCaagctcaagaagaagaaggtggccATCGCCGCCAACCACTACAACCGCGACGAGAAGAAGGGCGTCGAGTTCCTCAAGCTCTGCTACCTGgtgcccacgccgccggagCCCAAGAGCATGGCCTACTTCCTGCGCTACTCGCCGGGCCTCGACAAGGTCAAGATCGGGGAGTACCTCGGTGACCCGGACGAGTTCAACCTCCAGGTGCTCAAGGAGTTCACCGAGACATTCGACTTCACCGGCTCCATACTCGACACCGCACTCCGCACATACCTGGAGACGTTCCGGCTGCCGGGGGAGTCGCAGAAGATACAGCGCGTCCTCGAGCACTTCTCGGAGCGGTTCTTCGACCAGCAAACGGCAGGGGTCTTCGCGACAAAGGACGCGGCGTTCATCCTCTGCTACTCCGTCATCATGCTCAACACCGACCTGCACAACCCTCAAGTCAAGAAGAAAATGTCAGAAGACGACTTCATCAGGAACAACCGCGCCATCAACTCCGGCAAGGACCTGCCCAGGGAGTACCTGTCCGAGCTCTTCCACTCCATCGCGTCCAACGCCATCACCATGTTCAGCCAGAGCGTCACCAGCATTGAGATGACCACTAGCCGTTGGGGGGACCTCGTCAACCGATCACGCAGCATCGAGCCGTTCACTCCTTGCGACTTCAAGCACAAGCTCAGTCGAGAGGTGTTCATTGCTGTCTCCGGGCCGGCTGTCTCGACGTTGGCTGCCATATTCGACTACACAGACGACGAGGAAACCCTGAACCAGTGCGTGGAGGGATTGATCTCCGTGGCACGCATTGCAAGGTACGGGCTGGACGACGTGCTCGATGAGCTCCTCTGCTGTCTCTGCAAGTTCACGACGCTGCTAAACCCCTACTCCACCACGGAGGAGACGCTCTTCACTTTCAGCAATGAGCTCAAGCCGAGGATGTCGACATTGGCCCTCTTCACCATCGCCAATCGGTTTGGCGAGTCGGTGCGCGGCGCATGGAAGAACATCGTCGACTGcctgctcaagctcaagcggCTCAAGCTGCTACCCCAGTCAGTGATCGAAGCGGACGGCAGTGTGTCCAGCAACTCGGATCGTTTAAGCCATCGCCCCAAGTCAGAGTTGGGAGTCATTTTCCCCTCGTCGCACCGTGGTGCCGGGAC
The Brachypodium distachyon strain Bd21 chromosome 2, Brachypodium_distachyon_v3.0, whole genome shotgun sequence genome window above contains:
- the LOC100825923 gene encoding ARF guanine-nucleotide exchange factor GNL2, which translates into the protein MARTAASDDDDDGPPTYTMARGNRRDPRLKDLGISCMLNTEVAALLAVIRRRPDPYSYLPPAVAAAEEAVFAGLIQSLKNLRALLFQPRHGAWRCSDPSMYLTPFLDVVQSEEVPPAATGVALSSVLKILRIDVFDECSPGARDAIQAILTAVTNCRIERIADSGAEEAVLLRVLQVLAALLRARAAPLLADSAVCTAVNTCFQVVQHAASSRGSELLQRTARHCMHEILQAVFSRLPDIRDDAADDDAAVTSGAGFGSRCMVDVFNFLCSLLLNATDMVMTPEGHGAFTSEEDVQLFALVLLNSAVELGGEAIGKHPKLLRLIQDDLFYHLIHFATECSPLVLSMICSTVLNLYNFLRRFLKLQLEAFFMFVILRVGSGASGLQLQEVAIEGLISFCRQPTFVIEMYVNYDCDPLLRNVYEEVGKLLCKAAYPLSNPMTTVQLQAFEGLVNMITTIADNVEVEKAPDQAAYNVEISEYRLFWLERWETGEDHGHETWVDFVRKRKLKKKKVAIAANHYNRDEKKGVEFLKLCYLVPTPPEPKSMAYFLRYSPGLDKVKIGEYLGDPDEFNLQVLKEFTETFDFTGSILDTALRTYLETFRLPGESQKIQRVLEHFSERFFDQQTAGVFATKDAAFILCYSVIMLNTDLHNPQVKKKMSEDDFIRNNRAINSGKDLPREYLSELFHSIASNAITMFSQSVTSIEMTTSRWGDLVNRSRSIEPFTPCDFKHKLSREVFIAVSGPAVSTLAAIFDYTDDEETLNQCVEGLISVARIARYGLDDVLDELLCCLCKFTTLLNPYSTTEETLFTFSNELKPRMSTLALFTIANRFGESVRGAWKNIVDCLLKLKRLKLLPQSVIEADGSVSSNSDRLSHRPKSELGVIFPSSHRGAGTSRHVSGMIGRFSQFLSLDNTTESLLSVGSEFENNLKIIQQCRIGSIFTDSGKLPDESLQNLGRALIFAAGGKGQKFSTPIEEEETVGFCWDLILLVSSANLHRFSSLWPHMHDCFMAVSQLPLFSPCPFAEKAIVALFKIAVKLLPGQPNPDRVAEELVCKSINLMWKLDKEILDTCCEGISECIVKLIMDHAGSVQTPIGWKTLLHLLSVTGRHPETFDQSVAALIKLMSDGAHINRFNYAACIEAAFGFAALKISPLEISTKILELMADSVKWLIQWNKSGYSDPGSTNSSNSSSWAEDASRMGNLATSMFIKLAEALRKTSLVRREEIRNQAVADLSRGFAIAAAGDLDLGPAGCLACFNLVIFAMVDDLHEKTLEYSRREGAERETRSMEGTLAAATQLLADVFVLFLGTLAQGPGFRTFWLGVLRRMDTCIKSDLAAGGGLGVMQELVPRMLKRMIVEMKDKEVLVQRDGDELWEITHIQIQWIAPAVKEELFPE